In the Candidatus Electrothrix sp. GW3-4 genome, one interval contains:
- the rfaE1 gene encoding D-glycero-beta-D-manno-heptose-7-phosphate kinase yields MQALTGEGDKLQAQVRRFADTRILVIGDVILDQFIWGTVSRISPEAPVPVVNVTREELLLGGSANVLRNIISLGGSCALCGIIGDDPMGDELIRLMNQVHAPVDGLIKGERPTTIKTRVVAQGQQVVRYDREKAGAPGQKTLERMLQYLSDHLAEFDAVVVSDYAKGVVNEQLMTRLHQLLKGLRCSGGRAIPLIVDPKPENLHRFYGATVITPNNFEASRISGIEIKDEDTLLAAARKIREEIACEAVLITRGEAGMALLEGDNLRLVTIPTMAQEVYDVTGAGDTVAATLALGLAAGCSMTDAAVLANHAAGIVVGKVGTASVSCDELLNALA; encoded by the coding sequence GTGCAAGCGTTGACGGGGGAGGGAGACAAGTTGCAGGCCCAGGTCAGGCGTTTCGCCGATACACGCATCCTGGTGATCGGTGACGTGATTCTGGATCAGTTTATCTGGGGGACGGTTTCCCGAATTTCCCCGGAGGCCCCGGTACCGGTGGTCAATGTGACCCGAGAGGAGTTATTACTCGGTGGCAGTGCCAATGTCCTGCGCAATATTATCTCCCTTGGCGGCTCCTGTGCCCTGTGCGGTATTATTGGCGATGACCCTATGGGGGATGAGCTGATACGACTAATGAACCAGGTGCATGCCCCGGTGGATGGCTTGATTAAGGGAGAGCGCCCCACGACCATAAAAACCCGGGTAGTGGCTCAGGGGCAACAGGTTGTCCGCTATGATCGGGAAAAGGCCGGGGCTCCAGGACAGAAAACCTTGGAGAGGATGCTGCAATACTTGAGCGATCATCTGGCGGAGTTTGATGCTGTTGTTGTCTCTGATTATGCCAAAGGGGTCGTGAATGAGCAGCTGATGACCCGATTGCATCAGTTGCTGAAGGGCTTGCGTTGTTCCGGCGGACGGGCGATTCCCTTGATTGTGGACCCGAAGCCAGAGAATCTGCACCGTTTTTACGGGGCCACTGTTATTACCCCGAATAATTTTGAGGCCTCTCGGATCAGCGGCATTGAGATTAAGGATGAAGATACCTTGCTTGCTGCGGCGCGAAAAATTCGGGAAGAGATTGCCTGCGAGGCCGTCCTGATCACCCGGGGGGAGGCGGGGATGGCCTTGCTGGAGGGGGATAACCTGCGGCTTGTCACCATCCCGACCATGGCCCAGGAGGTCTATGATGTGACCGGGGCCGGAGATACGGTGGCCGCTACCTTGGCCCTTGGTCTGGCCGCAGGTTGCTCAATGACAGATGCGGCTGTGCTGGCTAATCATGCCGCTGGTATCGTCGTGGGTAAGGTCGGTACGGCCTCCGTAAGCTGCGACGAACTGCTCAACGCACTTGCTTGA
- a CDS encoding DUF3786 domain-containing protein, which translates to MTPHEFLKYTPATNCGECGYAACLAFAVAVTKGGVASDLCPYVRKDMLPAEFGAAKGDSGLDQVERGQNERDMALVAHLKSKVQALDFHELSRCLGTDWSPDNPEQLTFRYLGQLVRLGRDEVVMDGQQLVDPRDQILLYNYVAFSGHAGGNTAGKADNGGENGSLASIWLGMESLPNSIAKIRTLATYCENRLAERFAGRMEKLAPLCEQIGGKRGCDEQGQSADFAVLLPVLPYVPLYLLFWDQDVEDGFESRVKVLFDQYVMEFLDLESLVFAAERMADRLLELDRECKR; encoded by the coding sequence ATGACACCACATGAGTTTTTAAAATATACCCCGGCCACAAACTGTGGCGAGTGCGGCTATGCAGCCTGTCTTGCCTTTGCTGTTGCCGTGACCAAGGGGGGCGTTGCATCGGATCTTTGCCCCTATGTACGTAAAGATATGCTGCCAGCCGAGTTCGGTGCGGCAAAGGGTGATTCTGGTTTGGATCAGGTGGAACGCGGTCAGAATGAGCGGGATATGGCCTTGGTTGCCCATTTGAAATCCAAGGTCCAGGCGCTTGATTTTCATGAACTCAGCCGTTGTCTTGGAACAGATTGGTCACCAGACAACCCGGAGCAGCTCACGTTCCGCTATCTTGGCCAGCTGGTTCGGTTAGGTCGTGATGAGGTCGTGATGGATGGGCAGCAGCTGGTTGACCCCAGGGATCAGATCCTGCTCTATAATTATGTTGCCTTTAGCGGCCATGCTGGCGGTAATACAGCTGGCAAGGCAGATAATGGTGGAGAGAACGGGTCGCTGGCCAGTATCTGGCTGGGTATGGAAAGTCTCCCCAACTCCATTGCCAAGATCCGTACCTTAGCAACCTATTGCGAGAACAGATTGGCTGAGCGATTCGCTGGCCGTATGGAAAAACTTGCCCCGCTTTGCGAGCAGATCGGGGGAAAAAGAGGCTGTGATGAACAGGGCCAGAGCGCGGATTTTGCCGTTCTTCTTCCTGTACTGCCCTATGTTCCTCTCTATCTCTTGTTTTGGGACCAGGATGTGGAAGATGGCTTTGAGTCCAGAGTAAAGGTTTTGTTTGATCAGTATGTTATGGAATTTCTTGATCTGGAATCCTTGGTCTTTGCTGCCGAACGGATGGCGGATCGTCTCTTGGAACTGGACAGGGAGTGCAAGCGTTGA
- a CDS encoding OmpH family outer membrane protein has protein sequence MKRTSVLFFSSVFFFITVFTAVSVSAAPGVGVVNLQKVLDKSSAGVAAKKKMEAKMKEFKASLDKEKEAVLALQKDMQKKADAWNEETKKEKALELQRKKRDFRVKQDDANLEMRTLQEKHLAPIMKELETIVEEVAKKKGVAVIMPNTAVLYFDKTVDMTDEVTAALNKKMK, from the coding sequence ATGAAACGAACGAGTGTGCTGTTTTTTTCTTCTGTTTTTTTCTTCATTACTGTTTTTACTGCTGTTTCGGTTTCTGCCGCTCCCGGTGTCGGCGTGGTTAATTTGCAGAAGGTTCTGGATAAGTCCAGTGCTGGAGTAGCGGCAAAGAAAAAGATGGAGGCAAAGATGAAGGAGTTCAAGGCCTCTCTTGATAAAGAAAAAGAGGCTGTCTTGGCTCTGCAAAAGGACATGCAGAAAAAGGCAGATGCCTGGAACGAAGAAACTAAGAAAGAAAAAGCCCTTGAGCTGCAACGGAAAAAACGTGATTTCCGCGTGAAGCAGGATGATGCCAATCTGGAAATGAGAACCCTGCAGGAAAAGCATCTTGCCCCGATTATGAAAGAGCTGGAAACCATTGTTGAAGAAGTTGCGAAGAAAAAAGGAGTTGCAGTTATTATGCCGAATACCGCTGTGCTTTATTTTGATAAGACCGTGGATATGACCGATGAGGTCACTGCGGCCTTGAATAAAAAAATGAAATAA